TAATTTTGAACAGATGGCTGCGAACTGTGATCTACTGATTACTGATATAGCTATGCCGGAGTTATTAGAGAAAGTTAATGAGGTGCATACCCTTACTTCTCTAACAGGTTTTGAAGCATTGATGAGAGGCCTCACTGTCTTTACGTATGGTATGCCATTTTACGCAGGCTGGGGCCTGACAACAGATCGTCATCAATGTGCTCGTAGAACACGTCATTTGAATGTGGATCAATTGGTCGCCGGGAGTTTGATTTTATATCCGGTATACATTGACCCAGGTTCCGGTGATCAGGTTAATGCCGAGACAGCGATTGATCTTATTCATTCACAACGTCTTAAACCGGCAAGAACGACGTTAAACTCGTGGGTTTGGCAACGGATCCGTAAACCAGATTAAAAGTACTCGCTCTAAACAGCAAGGCAACAAACTTTTAGATTAAGAATGAGGGCGCCTGAAACTTATCATTCGCTTGAGAGAGACTTTTTTTCGTATGCTCTTCTTTACTGAGCTGTTTTCTGTCGTTATATAACAGGGATAATTATTGTGCTGAAACATTTTTTCAACCGCCGTCTCAGGGATAGTTACACGCCTGCTGTTATATTAATAACCGGTGCCACTGGTGCGATTGGGGCTGCTTTGGCTAAATGTTATGCCGGGCCAGGAGTTATACTGCTTCTTCAGGGGCGGCAAGAAAGAGTGTTGGATCAGGTTGCCCAGCAATGCGTTGAAATGGGGGCAGAGGTACGGCCGTATTGCATTGATTTATTAGATGCACCCTCGGTGATAGCCTGGTTAGACCAGTTAAATGAAGATTACTGTGTAGACCTGTTTATTGCTAATGCAGGAATGAATATCAGTACTGGGGTTGATAATGCCGGAGAGTGTGAAGACGAAATGCTCCAATTGTTGGATCTCAATATCAAGGCTACTTTGCTAATGAGTAGTTATCTGTCTAAGGAGATGCGCAAGCGTGGCAGTGGAAAAATTGCATTAATTAGTTCGTTAGCAGGGTTTTATGGCTTACCTATGATGCCCAGTTATTGTGCCAGTAAAGCTGCAGTGAAAGCTTATGGTGAGGCGTTGAGAGGATGGTTGTCAGGGTCCGGTGTTGGAGTGACAGTAATCATGCCAGGTAATATTCAGTCGGCTATGTGCGATGGGATGCTGGGCCCGAAACCTTTTCTGATGACGCCTGAATATGCTGCCAGAGTTATGCAGCGTGGTATTGCACGAAATGCTGCCAGGGTAAGTTTTCCGTTTCCGTTGAATCTGGGAACCTGGTGCCTGATGTTACTGCCTGCCTCGGTATCTCAGAAAATTCTTCGTTTGCTCAGTTATAGCCGTCCCAAAGGGTAGGGCATGGTTATATTCGGCATGTAAATCGTATCTCGCGAGTTGGTGATTTCGTTACTTGTAGCAGGTTAGTTTGTTTTTCTATTCCTTGGCGGCTCTGATAGTAAAGCTCCGGGTTGATTCACCCTGTTATTGATTAGCCTTTCACTCATCTCAGAGATAGCAAACTCACGACCTTTTTCCGATATGAAGCTGCCGTGAACCTGTATAGTTGCGGCCATCAACCGGATGAAACTGTCAACGAGTTCTGGATTAGGAGGTTGAGGTTGTTGGAAAAAAGCTTTTAGTGTCTGTTGGCTGGTTAACCCTGGAATGTCATACATCGCATCGCCAAGTGTGATCACCGGTTTTAACTTCTGGATACCTGTAACGCCAACGGTACTGTTAATGGTAACTGTTCCTGCACAGTCTCTGATAATGTGATCCAGGTTACCACCATCGATATACCAAACTCTGCCATTTAGTTTATAGCGTGTGGTGAGATCGTTGATGATATCTGACCATGACTCAATTCCGTTATCCATAGGGTGGATTTTAAATAGCAGGTGCGTATCCTGTTCAGCGCTTTCTGAGAGGGCTGATATCGCCAGTGTGATTGCTTCAGTCTGATGCTGAAAGGGTGAGTTTTCACGGAGCTGATAATCATTTTGCATCTGTAGCGGGAAAAGAAAGAAACGTTTGCTTTTTAGGCCTGTAATTACCTTGCGCGCGATTTTAGTCTGTTTTTTGTTTTGCAGCAGCCGGGGGATATAGTTTAGGTATTCATATAAGGGGTTATAAACCTTATCTGCCTGATAGCGGCGAAAGAAGGCGATATCAAAGAAGTTAGCCAGGTTGTATACAACTTCATTTCTGGCCTCCTGCCAAAAAGGATGCCCGAGGCCTTGTTGAATTGTCGGTGCTGGATGTTTCTTTCCTTCCTCAAGGATATGGCCAGGGTCCGTAGGGAAGTGTGACAGTCGTGACATTCCGCCATGTTCCAGCGTAATCCAATAGGGGCGCAGATAACCGTTCTCATAGGTGATCGCATTAATGCCTAAATCAGCAGCAATATCGATAGCAAGCCGGTGATAGGGGAGGCGGTCAGCATAATAGACTACATCAGTGACGTTATGTTGCTTAATGAAATCAACCAGAAAGCCAGGCCAGTCGGTGAGTGTTCCGCGATAGTTTATCGCTTCTGCTCCTTGCCAGAATAACCACTCACCCAGGCAGAAGTTTATTTTTAAGCATTTGGCACCACGGTTTTGAAGGCCTTTGCTAAGTGCTGCACTGAATCCGGATGGTGGCCCCTGCAGTAAAAGAAAAACTTTTTTGCTGTTACGCAATTTACTTTCCTTTTATGGTTCAGAGCAGTTGCTTCAGGATATCGATGGTTGTATCGACTTGCTTCTTAGTATGGTCGCAAGAGATAAAAAATCGAAGTCTGGCACTATTTTCAGGTACGCCGGGATAAACGATTGATTGCACATTAATCCCTTCCCGGAACAGCTTTGCGGCAATTCGAGTGGTTTTAACTGAACTGCCAATAATAACCGGGATAATTGCAATGCCTTTACTTACACCGGTATTCAGGCCTGCTAACTGAGCTTGCGCTAAGAAGTAGGTTGAAATGTTGTGTAATTGAGTGATGCGCTCCGGTTCAGTGGCCATTATTTCAAGAGAAGCGATGGCTGCAGCAGCAGTAGGTGCAGGAAGGCCTGCGCTGTATAAGAATCCGGGTGACAGGTAACGAAGATTATCTATCAGAGCAGATTCTCCTGCTATGAAACCGCCGCAGCCTGACAGGCTTTTACTCAGGGTTCCCATCCAGATATCGACTTCAGGGCCTGGAATACCATAGATCTCTTTCAGTCCTTTGCCGGTTTTGCCCAGTACGCCAAATGAATGTGCCTCATCGACCATCAGGAAGCAGTGAAACTGTTTCTTTAATTCGATCAGGCGGGGAAGGTCAGGGTAATCACCATCCATGCCGTAGAGGCCTTCAACAATTATGACGACTCTTTCGAACAGATGTCTGTGTTGCTCCAGCAATTGCTCCAGAGCCGGCATGTCATTGTGACTAAATGAAAGCCTTTTTGCGCCCGAAAGTTGCGCTCCTACAATAGTGCTATTATGGGCATATTCGTCATGAATAATGAGGTCTTTGTCGCTAAACAGATAGCCTATGGTGGACACATTGGTTGCGTGGCCGCTGACGTAGACAACAGCATCATCAACGCCGTAGCTTGTAGCTATAGCGCTTTCCAACTGGGCATGGATCGGGCGTTCACCAGCCATAATCCGGCTGGCAGAAACAGATGTGCCGTATCGCTGTATAGCCTCAATCGCAGCTTGATTGACTTTTTCATGCCCTGAGAGGCCTAAATAGTTATAGCTGGCAAAATTAATCATTTCGCGGCCATCAATGTTTGTTGTGGCGCCAGCGATATCATCATGAACCCTAAAAAAAGGGCTCTCTAAGTCCAGCATTGATGCGCCCTGATCGATAATCTGCATCTGTCGATAGCCCGGATGCTGATCAAAGCGGTAGAACTTTTTAGGTATGTTTGATTGCCTCAGGGGTTTCAGTGGCTCATCGGCTTCCCTATCAACCTTTTCATATTTTCGCCGTAAGGACTGCTGAATGAGTTTTTGTTTAAGGTCTGTTGTTAGCTTTTTTGCGCTCATTTATTGTCAATCCGTTGATGGCCGTTTTTTAAGTTTACGGCACTAATAATCTCTTCGGAGATGTCTGCAGCGGCTGTTTCACCATGTTGTGCGGCGAGGTGCTGAATTGACAGTGTGTCCTGAGATTGCTTTGCTTCCGTGTCATCTTGCTTAACCAGACTGATGATTTTGCTTGTAAGTTGAGACAACATCGGCGTTTCAGTTAATGCCATAACAGGTACCTGAATACCCATGCGCGCCTCTAAGGCCGTCATGAGTTCGACGCCCATTAATGAATCCATGCCCATGTCGTAGATTGACTTGTTGGGGTCAAGCTTGGCGGCTGGAATCATCAGTATCTCACTTAATTCGCTGGTTAGAATATCCAGAATAGTGGTGTGAAACTCCGCTTCTGTCATATCTCGCATCATCGCTTCGAGATCTAGGGTATCTTCATCGCTTTGTTCGTTCTCACCTGCGACCAAACTAATCTCGCGAAACTTCTTATGGGCGGATGTAGGCAGAAACTTACTCAGGCTATGCCAGTCGAGCTCCATTACACCTAGAGGCTGACAATTATTTACAATCATTTGCTCAAGTATTGACAGCCCTGCTTCAGAGTTAAGGGCTGTACCTCCCAAACGGTTCTGTAGTGCATTTTTAATCTCTTCATTTCGGGCCAGAAAGCCGACATCATCTATTGCACCCCAGCGGACACAGGTTGCAGGAAGGTCCAGGTTGTAGCGGGTTGTGCTTAACGCTTCAAGCCAATGGTTTGCTGCAACATAAGCCGCTTGCCCTGGGTTACCAATTAACGTTGTCACGGAAGAAAATAGTACAAAGATATCCAAATCTAGTGATCGGGTCAGCTCATCGAGGTATTGTGCACCACTGAGTTTTGCCGCGAGGCTATGTTTTATTTGCTCTTGGTCCAAGTTCCTGATGAAGTTGTCGTTGATGACTGTTGCAGCGTGGATAACACCCTTGAGAGGGGGAAGCTCACTCCCGCACAGGTTGATAATGTTGCTAAGTGCCTCACGGTTAGAAACATCGCAGGCTTCAGCTCTGACAAAAATGTTATCTATTTCACATTGTTTCAGGAATGCCTGAGCTTCTTCTGATTTAGCTCCACGTCGACTCACTAAGAGTAAGTGTTGTGCACCTTTTCTAACCAGCCATTGGGCTGTCTTTAACCCGAAACCGCCTAAACCTCCGGTAACTAAGTAAGTACTATCAGGACATAGTTGTAAGCTCTTCGTTTGCGCTTTTTTAATTGTACGCTGATCTGCATTAAGGCCTTGATCGTAGGTCACGATAACTTTACCGATCTGTTTAGCCTGCTGCATATAGCGAAAAGCATCAACGACCTGATGTGCATTAAACTGAGTATAGGGTAAAGGGAAGAGGGTTCCGTTTCGGAATAACTCCATTAGTTCACTGAACAGTTTAGCGGAAAGCTCTGGCAGCTCCTGTTGCAGTTGGTCGGCATCAATACCGAA
The genomic region above belongs to Amphritea japonica ATCC BAA-1530 and contains:
- a CDS encoding SDR family NAD(P)-dependent oxidoreductase, with amino-acid sequence MLKHFFNRRLRDSYTPAVILITGATGAIGAALAKCYAGPGVILLLQGRQERVLDQVAQQCVEMGAEVRPYCIDLLDAPSVIAWLDQLNEDYCVDLFIANAGMNISTGVDNAGECEDEMLQLLDLNIKATLLMSSYLSKEMRKRGSGKIALISSLAGFYGLPMMPSYCASKAAVKAYGEALRGWLSGSGVGVTVIMPGNIQSAMCDGMLGPKPFLMTPEYAARVMQRGIARNAARVSFPFPLNLGTWCLMLLPASVSQKILRLLSYSRPKG
- a CDS encoding aminotransferase class I/II-fold pyridoxal phosphate-dependent enzyme — translated: MSAKKLTTDLKQKLIQQSLRRKYEKVDREADEPLKPLRQSNIPKKFYRFDQHPGYRQMQIIDQGASMLDLESPFFRVHDDIAGATTNIDGREMINFASYNYLGLSGHEKVNQAAIEAIQRYGTSVSASRIMAGERPIHAQLESAIATSYGVDDAVVYVSGHATNVSTIGYLFSDKDLIIHDEYAHNSTIVGAQLSGAKRLSFSHNDMPALEQLLEQHRHLFERVVIIVEGLYGMDGDYPDLPRLIELKKQFHCFLMVDEAHSFGVLGKTGKGLKEIYGIPGPEVDIWMGTLSKSLSGCGGFIAGESALIDNLRYLSPGFLYSAGLPAPTAAAAIASLEIMATEPERITQLHNISTYFLAQAQLAGLNTGVSKGIAIIPVIIGSSVKTTRIAAKLFREGINVQSIVYPGVPENSARLRFFISCDHTKKQVDTTIDILKQLL
- a CDS encoding capsule biosynthesis protein, translating into MRNSKKVFLLLQGPPSGFSAALSKGLQNRGAKCLKINFCLGEWLFWQGAEAINYRGTLTDWPGFLVDFIKQHNVTDVVYYADRLPYHRLAIDIAADLGINAITYENGYLRPYWITLEHGGMSRLSHFPTDPGHILEEGKKHPAPTIQQGLGHPFWQEARNEVVYNLANFFDIAFFRRYQADKVYNPLYEYLNYIPRLLQNKKQTKIARKVITGLKSKRFFLFPLQMQNDYQLRENSPFQHQTEAITLAISALSESAEQDTHLLFKIHPMDNGIESWSDIINDLTTRYKLNGRVWYIDGGNLDHIIRDCAGTVTINSTVGVTGIQKLKPVITLGDAMYDIPGLTSQQTLKAFFQQPQPPNPELVDSFIRLMAATIQVHGSFISEKGREFAISEMSERLINNRVNQPGALLSEPPRNRKTN